Part of the Labrus bergylta chromosome 19, fLabBer1.1, whole genome shotgun sequence genome, ATTGTGTcgagccaattagagacagagttgggcgggtcatcccttcaccatcctagaAAAAAAATTGCTGCATACTTAATACTATTGTTAATCAGAGGGGGATTGGAAGTGGGTATACTCCATTTACCTGCGTTTACCTGCTGTGTATACCTGAGTTTACCTGCTGTGTATACCTGAGTTTACCTGCtgtgtatacctgtgtataCCTGAGTTTACCTGCtgtgtatacctgtgtataCCTGAGTTTACCTGCTGTGTATACCTGAGTTTACCTGCtgtgtatacctgtgtataCTTGTGTTTACCTGTGTATACCTGTATACCTGAGTTTACCTGCTGCATTTACCTGAGTTTACCTGTGTATACTTGTGTATACTTGTGTATACTTGTGTATacctgtgtttacctgtgtttACCTGTATACCTGAGTTTACCTGCTGTGTATacctgtgtttacctgtgtatACTTGTATACCTGAGCTTACCTGCTGCATTTACCTGAGTTTACCTGTGTATACTTGTGTATACTtgtgtatacctgtgtataCCTGTATACCTGAGTTTACCTGCGtttaccctgcactacaccccTGGGTTTATTGAttttgctctctgtgttcaaacatttatttttaaattaattaacaaactgactgatgatgtcactgtttcAGAGGTCATGTTCCCACATAATGAACCCGTTCCACAAACGCCTCAAATTCAGCCCAACTAAACCCTGCCCTGCAGCCGGGCCGCAGCACTCCAGTCCCCACGCCTTCGCCCATGATGCTATGTTACAACCTTCTCCAGCTCCTACAGGGGACGGAGCCAGGAATGAGGACGAGGGGGAGGAGTACCTGCTGGTGGAGGAAGACACCACAGACTCTAGCCTCATCATCACCatgggtaacacacacacacacacacacacacacacacacacacacacacacacacacacacacacacacacacacacacacacacacacacacacacacacacacacacacactcttacagaCTActgagcaaaacaaaacaaataacctGTCTCTcaatctatctctctctctccacctgtctgtctttctccacctatctgtctgtctctctccgtctgtctgtctctctccgcctgtctccttctctccacatatctgtctccacctgtctgtctctctccgcctgtctgtctctctccacctgtctgtcgtTCTCtcaatctgtctgtctttatccacctgtctctccacctgtctgtctctctccacctgtctccctccacctgtctgtctctctccacctgtccgTCTCCACCTGTATCTCAGAGGACAGTCAGGTAGAGGTTAGGTCGGGCAGGAGGAggtcaggaaggaggaggaagaggaaactgATAGAGGATGAAGATCCCGaagtgggcggggcttcagagagtgaggaggaggcggagtcaAGTGTTGATCTTGAGATTGGCAGACAGCTGGACCAATCACTGGAGACTAAATCCAAACAGCACAACCTGACCACGGTGAACGTCAGAAACATAATCCACGTGAGTACACACCTGCTGCTCCCTGACAGGTGGGCAGTATCCTGTACAAcactatctgtgctgtatactcTTAGTATCTACTATTCTGCTATTTGTttctacttcgtctgattcattcagtgaggaagtggcgtcatttgCGTTACCCGAACCAGCCGCatccacctgttttttttttgtttaactttattcaagaagagtaatatATACagtcatgtaaacaaaaaacaatatcacaatgtaaatcaagtaaaatattaaataacatacagttataacataaaggaaagtacaaatgaaagacagtaatatacagttAAGTAAAAttaaccaataaagacacagacataaataatcattatttaaatagagggggaaaggttttataataattcagacatttgttgcattttctgttgttaattaaagtAGTGAtgtcagtcgggactttaactctagattcaAAATTGATCCAATGAATCCATGCTCTTTTACACGTGAAGTTAGTATCCAtgttgaaatgttcagtctactgaggcAGACCCAAAAAAAGCCTCCTGAATGACCACAAGGGTTGagtctactgaaaagtacgcactgcatactgaactgtggctgtTCGTAAGGGCCTCTGTGTTTGGAGTACATCAGGCAGCCATTTtggctctgtgtgtttattgtccTGCTCATGTGCCTGATATTTGACTTTTGCCTGCAGGAAGTGATAACTAACGAACACGTAGTGGCCATGATGAAAGCTGCCATCAACGAGACTGAATCCATCCCTCCGTTTGTGAGTGTCGTCCATTCAGAAGAGTTTAACTACATGTTAATGTTTATCAAGCTGCTGATCTTTATTTGATTGGTTTTCTTATTCAGGAGCCAAAAATGACCCGATCCAAGTTTAAAGAAGTGGTGGAGAGAGGAGTGGTGAGACaccttgtctgtctgtctgtctgtctgtctgtctgtctgtctgtctgtctgtctcacctgtctcacctgtctcacctgtctctctctctgtcaggtgatTCCAGCCTGGAACATTTCACCAATCAAGAAGAGCAGTGATGTCAAGAAggtaaaggtcaaaggtcacagttATTTAAAACAATACTGAATTCACTTTgtaccaagcagcaacctccggtgttgaaacatgatgccgatgctgaagtgtaaaatcctgctgtacctcgagtgtccactagaggctggcttcagaagcacaggaagtcacatacacacacattctaaaaagcttgtttttacagcagagattaacatgtttacagcctggttaaaaaaaaccaaataggtttgattagctcatgtctcgattggcacacactgtacggggggtgaatgttttgatgactcatcagttttgatttgatgaaggataagagttattcacaataaggcgtgtagctgacctgattgacaggcgggcgcggtgtaacggtttgtcaagaggcttaaaacccgcctcagctccagctctcagcctgtcgttaggttgactgaaagttaggctgagacagtatttccagcatggagactggAAACAGACCTcttcatgaattaaatgtaGATCACTGATTTCtcttgatgatgtcatttgtttgttatgatgatgtcatccccTGTCTGAGGTTGTCTGCTCCCAGTGAAAGGCACTGAATGCCTCGTGTTGTTTTCAGGCTCCTCAGTTCGTGGACATCCCTCTGGCTGACGAGGACTCCTCTGATGAAGAGTACCGACCTGATGAGGACGAAGAGGACGATACCACCGAAGACGTGAGGCTgacctctgattggctacagcACTCTTTCATACTGATGACTCATCactgacttgtgtgtgtgtgtgtatgtagacGTTCCAGGAGAGCGACATGGAGAGCACGGCGTCCTCCCCCAGAGGGAGTCGTCTGAGTAGGGGGGAGGAGGACAGCTGCAGCCCCTGGCAGGTATATCTATCTGCATGGCAACAGTATAGCAGAGGTGGATGATGTCATGTGACACACACCTGATGATGCACTGACCCAGATGTTATTGActttaagccccgcctcctggGCGTCTGTGtgttcaacttctttttttaatctcgtTTGTCTCTCCTCAGACCTTTCGTAGCCGCTCAAGGCGTCTGAGGGCGGTGTCTGTCTCTATGGGGCCGCCACCTCCACCTAAAGCCCCACCCCCTAAAGCAGCGACTGACAGCAGCTTCCTGGAGAAGCTCCATGCAGTGGAAGAGGAGCTGGCTGTGTGCATGGAGCCCTACCAGGTAACTGTCACCTGGGTGACTCACAGTCAGGGTCTGAGGGATCTATTGGTAACCACAGACAGGTGATCAGGGAGATTGATTCTTGAtctttgttttgattggtcAGCCTTTGTCTGAGTCCGAGGAGGAGGTGGGGCTGATGGCGTACAGGACTCGCTCTAAACGTCCTCTACGGGACATCCCACTGGGTCAGCTGGAGGCGGAGCTACGAGCTCCTGACATAACACCTGACATGTATGACTCAAGCTCCACCCATGAGGATAGGGAGTGGACCGATTGGCTGAGAGGACTGATGATCTCAGACATAGACAatgaaggtttgtgtgtgtgtgctgcgtgtgtgtgtgtgcgtgcgtgcgtgggtCACATGTtataattctctctctctctctctttttctaagacgagtgtgatgatgaagatgatccTGAGTATAACTTCCTGGCTGACATCGATGAACCTGACCAGGAGGATTACCGTGACGATAAGGCTGTCCGCATCACcagtgagtacacacacacacacacacacacacacacacacacacacacacacacactcacagtcacaggGCCTCctttttaaagggacagtaacAGTAACACCCTGGTCAGGACTGGCTCCAGGGGGGTGCCCCGGTTTCCCTCATCCAGGCGAGATGACTCGTTTGAGTTTCTGGGTTTTGTTTGACCactttcaaaaacaacaaacacgtTTTAATcctcactgtttgtgtttgtttcagagaaGGAGGTGAACGAGCTGATGGAGGAGTTGTTCGAAACTGTGAGTGTTCAGTctgcacacatatacacacacacacacacacacacacacacacacacacacacacacacacacacacacacacacacacacacacacacaggtaaacttAACTTAGCATAAAGGCTGGGATCAAAGGAaaactgactgtgtgtgtgtactgtccAGCTTAAAGAAGACCTCACAGGACAGGAAGttgacgaggaagaggaggagccaCTGGATGATACACACACTGTTCAGACACATGCAAATGAGGATCAGCATAACACGTGtgtatcacacacactcactcatgcacacacacacacacacacacacacacactttgtgtgTTCTCTTACTCTATTTCCTTTTAGCAGAGGGGGCGGCGACGACCACGAGGACAGCCTAATAACAAAGCCACGTAcagtgaagcagcagctggagcaGATCAGGAAGAGACGTCAGCTCGctcttcccacacacacaccctgtgacacacacacaccctgtgacgcacacacaccctgtaacgcacacacaccctgtaacacacacacgccctgTGCAGAGCCGTACACACTGAAGCTGGACACTCGTCAAAGGAgcagactgcagcagcagctccagcaggtAACTCTTCTACAGATATGACTACACATTAATGTACAGTCAGTGTGCCTGTAGCAGCTGCTTTGATGATATCTGATGAGGGCTATTTTATgtgcagtagctcagtctgtagggacttgggctGGGAACTGGACGTTCAtcggttcaagtccctgtgTGGGCTAAAACATAGCAGTTGATCTGGTCTCCAACaatattttgttgtacttgtacaatgacaataaacattTCTTAGccggagaggtgccaggtcattTCCTGAGTACtccagaggtgcccttgagtaagggcacggtcacactggcaatccgtaccgtgcccaagcatgcTTCAACCCTGAAGTCCAGTTAGTTTGGCCAGTGTGAGCGCTCCGTGcagtgtgcttcggcacggtaaaCTTCATGCACAAGCCAAGCACGTGGGtacacaacactgacagccttcattatggagaaatccagagtttcatggctgtatctgactaaaatgactcaatataagccacaaagtagctgtcatgttctctgtgttgtgttgttggtctcttttattttttaatttatttatggctgtgtctgattaaaatgacttaaaataagccgtaaagtagctgtcatgctctctgtgttgttcgatgtgcagacgcggactcgactgcgtgtcccttttttttttttctggagtcCGCCTgagtttgtaaactgagcacgcttcataataacataaagcatgcatgtcCTGTATTAAGGCATTATGTACAAAAGGCAATCGTGCACTGCTTAGGCATGGTTAGTCCTCCTGTgcagtgtgaccgcgggccgtgccggccagcgtgggaatggcaCAGCGGGGGGCCCTAAGGCACTGAACCCTCAATAGCTCTGCCGTGCCCCCTGAGTATTCCCCCAACTCTGACATGGCTCCTCTAATTCATGTCCACAGAtccagtttgtgcatgtgtgtatttcagtgtgtgtgagaaagtcACACACCAGAAGTGTCAACCAGAAGTTCCCTGCAGGATTGATAacttatgaaaaaaaaacatgtctgttttgGTGTGAACACTTGGATTGTGGATGTAATATAATAattcattttgtctgttagCATGTCCAGCTGCTCACTCAGATACACCTGCTGAGCTCACCTGTGGCTGAACTGCACAGCGAGGCTGAGACCACCAGACAGTTCCTGGtaactcatacacacacacacgcacgcatgcacacacacagacgcacgcacgcatgcacagacacagacacacacacacacacacactgaatacattaaaacactttatttaaagttatccgttcaaacatgttttatgtcagTTTAAACACCTTTATGTTCATGTTGTTGATGGCGCAAACAAAGATGGCTGACAGCGTGTCACTCCCTTCTCTCTGTCAGTTTGAGTTGAACTTGCTCGCTCAGAGGGCGGAGCTTCTCGCGTCTTCCTCTCGTCCTGGTTTCTGCAGCGCCTTCAGAGCCTCCAACCTACAGGGGGCGCTGCAGCTTCTGGAGGAGCTGAAACAGATGCCCATCAGCTACCAGCTGCAGCCCCGCCCACCTGACGCCCGCGGATACAGTgagtacaaaacaacaaacatgagaCAAACAACACTGAAGGCACGTGTGCCGCACATGGACCAGGGGTCTGGACTATGAAGAGATTCCAACCCAGGGTATCTTTGGGTGATCTGGCTTCACTAACCCTAACATCAGAGACCGTGATTAACAGTCACATGAAACCGCTTATCAACATAAGTTACCCTCGAGTTTCAGAGAGCGCGTTCACAGAAAAGGGGCGGAGCTAGCTTCATATAACCTAACACTATCATAAGTGCGTCTCCCGTCAGCAGATCGTCATATCTAacaaactctgaacaaactatattaataatataaagaggtttaaaacaaacccagagactaaagttacacagctgcaggaacaaatgCAGGAAGGACAActggcagaaaaaagaaacatcagagagtattAATGTCCAAACTACAGATTATTATATTTCTGTCCCATCGTTAGTTCACCTTAGAACTGAAGATAATAActcctgttttttctctgaACTGGATGTGTGTCTCTGACTCTTTCATGTGGAGAGTATAACAGTTTGAGAAGTTATAGTTCAGCTCTGATgataacaaacagagcagcatggGGACACTAAACATTCATATGAAGATATAATTCAAAGACATAAGAAGATATTCATCCTTTaacatcttaaaaacacaactcaaaggTTCCGCtttttttagtctctgttgAAGGATGAAGGATGATATCAGTTCAAAATAATCATTCACTACGGACTATAATGTTATTATACGGGACACATGAAgggtctctctccctcctcccccctctccatcAGCTCCCTCCACCATCAAGAGATCTGTTTGGTCAGTGGGCGGAGACTTCCACAGGTTGATCTCTTATCTCCAAATAACCTGGAGCAGGTTAGGTGTGCAGCAGAGGTTACCATGGCGATATACCCAGGTAACAAGTGAACCACCTTCGTAGAACTGAAAACCCAGAGTTAACCCTGAAGTGACCTCTAACCCCAAATCCTGCTTCATAGTACAGACCCTTGGTGTGTAAGGTGCTGTGTGCACATCCATTGTTAACAAGTAAACGAAGAAGAGAATTTAAGagattgcgtgtgtgtgtttgtgtgtgtgtgtgtgtacagtgcgTAGTTTCCCCGTCATGCCGGCTGAGCTGGCCTGGCTTTTCGCTACTCGCCCGGTGTTCCTCTACCCTGAGCTGCTGCCCTGTGCCAGCCTAGACCCTGCTCTCTACTGCCCCCGCAGGACATCTGCCTTTACTGCAGCCGAGGACTGGTACTTACAACACACACGAATAAATATACACACGAAGATACACACATATGCCTACATGTACACCCAaaacactgatgtgtgtgtgtgtgttctcagccTGTTGGTCCTGGGTCTCAGGAACATGGAGGGGTCATGTGATCCCACCAAGTTGGTGTCTCAGTTCCTGCTGAGGAAGAGTCTGGTCCAGGTCCGACGAAGGATCCTGCAGTGCTGCAGACCTGGTCACCCTGACAACATCGTCAAGGTAACGATGGCCTCATGCCTGTAAACTGTCTGTCTCACCTCCACACTCTGAGCTGTCTGTCTCACCTTCACACTCtgagctgtctgtctgtctgggtCTCAGGCCTTCAGGTATCAGAGGGTGGTGTGGCCCATGCTGGTGGCATGTCGGGGTGTAGTTGGAACAGAGCTGCGCCCCcctgtggagagagaggagagtgtgcTGCCTTTGTGGCTGCAGGTGAGACGAACCCCCTTTAGACTGTCACTGTGCTgatcaaagtcaactttatttttcaatttcaaaatatgccagacatacagtggaatcgaaattgtgTTGATGATAATAACTCCTTTAGTcattaataatgataataacaacATTAATGTTATTCCACAGAGGAGTCTTCCTGTCATCTACCCAACCATCAAGATATATAACAGCCCCACCGGCTCCACCCCTGAGGCCCCGCCCCCCTGCAGGTCAACTGCTGCCCGTCACAGTCACCTGACCTTCCTTCGCTCCTCCTCTCACTCTAATAACTTCCCCCCCGGGACCAAGTATCCCACCCGACTCCCAAAAAACCTGGACTTCAGACGTGTGGGCTTCCTGCAGGTGAATCAGACCCTCCCCCATCCTCCTTCTGACTCCTCACAACTCCCCCTAAATCCTCCCAAAGCTCTCCTCCAGCGCCCCCTCCCGTCTCACTGTGACCCTCATGCTGAGATCATCAACACCACAGCTGTCTCAATGCCGACCAGAGAGCGAATCAGTTGCCACAATCAGACCCTAACCAGTCtgaggagaagggggaggagctcTAAAGATGCTGTTATCCCGCCTTCTTCAGAATGCCCTGCCCCCTCCATGGAGGAGATACGGGAacgtgatgatgtcatcaggacAAACGAGGAGGAattggaggaggagagtgaggtCGTCCTGGCTTTGTCTGAATCATCACCCAGCTCAGCAGGAAGTGTCACCCCCGACAACGTACGTGATGGCCCAGTGGAGGCAGATTTAGAGTatgaacaggaagtcacatcaACGCCGTCCAGAGCAGCAGAAGAAGTTGAGACAGAGCAGCTGGTAAGCTTTCTCTCTCAGATCTGATGATGCGTGTACTGATCATTCTTGATGTTTGTCTTTACTTCCTGCTGCCTCACAGGTGTGTGACGCAGTGCAGGTGTGTCCAGGTGTCTCTgaacagctgctgcaggtgtTGGATCAGTTCTCTTCAGAGGGGCCCCTGGGGGCCTCTGGGGCTCCTGAACTCCTGTTTGACTCTCTGAGCCGCCTGCTGCGGCCCTGGCCTCAGCTGCTCCAAGAGCTCGCTGCCTTCCTGAGCCAGGGACAGGCCGACTGCTGTAACCTGGTGTGTGACATTGCATCGACTCATCACTCTTACATTATGACATTATGTtgacatgatgatgtcatcactctgacctcactcttcttctcttctggTGTTTCCTGTTAGCAAACCGAGCTGAAGCTGTTTGAACGCAGTCGTTGGTTTCTGCAGAGACTTGGGCGGAGCCTGGGAGAAGACTCCTCCCTCTACCAGCAGGTGGTGTCAGTGCTGCAAGGCAGCCCCGCCCCCATGCCTGAGGACGTTGACAAGGTAGATTATGTAAGCCTTTGATTAGTCATGATGATTGTTCAGTTCTCAGTCTTCAGCAGACAAATGAGATAATGTGATATCATATCAACGTAAATAAACATCAGCCTACATCAtcaaacaccacagaagaaTAATGTTCTCTACTTCCTCTCTCAGATCTCCTCTTTCCTCAAACGCCACCCCAACCTGCACAAGGAATTCTGGGAGTTTTTCCAGCAACTTCGCACTCAGTCGTCACCCATAGCAACCAGCTCTGACACCACAGTGACTGACTGCATTTCTCACAATCCTCAGAAcataaacaggaaaaaagacGAGGATGAAACACCGGATGACAGCGAGACAGGAAGTGAcgaagaggaaggggaggagtcagaggGAACCGTTTGCAACAAAATCCTCTCCATGACGAgtggagagaaagaagtggtCTGGACCCGGTCAGAACCAAAACACTAAACTTCTACTCATTTGTTCATCCTGTTGATATTAATAAAGTTCTGTTTGAACCAGCTAACAgactgtgacctctgacctctgtgtgtttcagggagGCGGACCGAGCCATCCTGACCGCTTGTAAGCAGAAGGGAGCCAATCAGAAAACGTTCAGACAGGTCTCCGCCCACCTGGGAAACAAGACCGCCCAGCAGGTATGAGGGGGAGGAGCCTAAGTCATTATTTTCTTGGTGAtttattaaagattaaagaaatGACTCATCTGTTTCCTCAAGGTGACAGGGCGATTCAGACACCTGATGAATCTCTTTCATGTCCAAAAATCCACCTGCTGTTCCTCAGAGGGCCAGCCAATCAGCACACAAGAGGGAGCCCTGGACTGAAGGTGTGGCCAATCACAGACAAGCCTGCAACTTCCTCAGAGGACATCCTGCAGGGGGCCCTCAGAGgacgtcctgcaggggggccTCGGGGGACGTCAGAGGacgtcctgcagggggcccTCAGGGGACGTCAGAGGACATCCAGCAGGGGGAATATTCTGTAACATTCCTTAGAGCTCTCAGGTGGACATGAGGTTCTTTGAGGTTTCAATGATTCTCAAACATTCTGATGATGTTCTTTGTTGACTCGAGAACATTCCACCTGGGATGATACAGAGTTCTTCATGTTTGTTCTGCTGATGTTCTATTCCTGTCGTAGTGAAGGAACGTTTTGAAAAAGGAGGGAGGTGATGTTCTGGACAGTACTGGTAAAGAATGAATGATGTTCTGCTGAACCACTGAacttcattctgtttgttctAAAGACTGAAGAACTCATGTTATCCTGACAGGAACACACCTCAGTCCTCTATATTTATatctattatttatttgtacCTCCTCTGGCCTCAGTTAGACTCCGCCCACTGACTCAGGGGGGTGGGGTCACCATAATGTCATGAAGGACAGAAGAAAAGCAACAAATGAAGCTGTACTTTGGTTTTCTCTTTCATGTTTCTTTCTATTCCAGTTATCCATCCTATCACAGAACCAGGAGGAACATTAACTTGATACTCTTTGTGCAGCTCTCAGACAGTGAAGGTCCAGTCTGCTGATCAGTCTGTGGTTCTCTGTGGCCttatgtgtgttggtgtgaaaGTTGTGAAGAACATGCAGATGTTCTGTTTGATAGTGAAGAACGTGCCGACACTGTGTGATAGTGAAGAACATGCAGACGTTCTGTGTGATCGTGAAGAACGTGCAGACGCTCTGTGTGATAGTGAAGAACGTGCAGACGCTCTGTGTGATAGTGAAGAACGTGCAGACGCTCTGTGTGATAGTGAAGAACGTGCCGACACTGTGTGATAGTGAAGAACATGCAGATGCTTTGTGAAGGTCTCTTAGAATGTTTGTTCATATCGACGATGGCTAAAGGTCAAGTgcttcaataaaacatttattatatttctaAAACTGGAaggatgatttgtttttgtaagagTACCTAAAATAATCACAAAAGAGATTAAGGTGACAGTGGtccatcaataaaaaaacaaaacagaaaatgaccACAAGTAACATAGATGACCCATTTAGAGATTAAAATAAAGGTGGTCAACATTTTACTCCTTCAGTTCTTTTAGAtagcacacattttaaaatgatgcagaCCTAGAAAGAAATCAAATGCGCTCACAAAAATACGTCGGCAATGttttgaaaagggggaggagtgaggggcagtgtgtttgtgggcagtttttgatcattaaaaaacaataaattacagAATATTGGGTGTCTTAAGACTTATATCTTTGTTACTATagtaacaaacatgtttttatacaatctgatttttactgcaACCACATCGAAGTTTACATTTCTGCTATCAGGACAACATAAAAAGGCATAGTATGtaaattccgccaccagggggctctcaatcaatacgaTAACAAAAGATGAGGTCGAGGCTGGTGGGCAATCATGGGAGGAATTCTCTCTTCTACTAGAAGTGTTCAGTTTGAGTCAAAcctttaaaggggctatatgtaactttttacgtGTATAAATCCTTTTTCAAAGCCCATTAATAAGCAAATGGTTAACTGATATGAAaaagatgttcactgtctatctgtgttgcctgtataaaaagtttccccgggtcATATTTTCCtcaaagctccagga contains:
- the gon4la gene encoding GON-4-like protein isoform X1 — translated: MNPFHKRLKFSPTKPCPAAGPQHSSPHAFAHDAMLQPSPAPTGDGARNEDEGEEYLLVEEDTTDSSLIITMEDSQVEVRSGRRRSGRRRKRKLIEDEDPEVGGASESEEEAESSVDLEIGRQLDQSLETKSKQHNLTTVNVRNIIHEVITNEHVVAMMKAAINETESIPPFEPKMTRSKFKEVVERGVVIPAWNISPIKKSSDVKKAPQFVDIPLADEDSSDEEYRPDEDEEDDTTEDTFQESDMESTASSPRGSRLSRGEEDSCSPWQTFRSRSRRLRAVSVSMGPPPPPKAPPPKAATDSSFLEKLHAVEEELAVCMEPYQPLSESEEEVGLMAYRTRSKRPLRDIPLGQLEAELRAPDITPDMYDSSSTHEDREWTDWLRGLMISDIDNEDECDDEDDPEYNFLADIDEPDQEDYRDDKAVRITKKEVNELMEELFETLKEDLTGQEVDEEEEEPLDDTHTVQTHANEDQHNTRGGGDDHEDSLITKPRTVKQQLEQIRKRRQLALPTHTPCDTHTPCDAHTPCNAHTPCNTHTPCAEPYTLKLDTRQRSRLQQQLQQHVQLLTQIHLLSSPVAELHSEAETTRQFLFELNLLAQRAELLASSSRPGFCSAFRASNLQGALQLLEELKQMPISYQLQPRPPDARGYMRSFPVMPAELAWLFATRPVFLYPELLPCASLDPALYCPRRTSAFTAAEDCLLVLGLRNMEGSCDPTKLVSQFLLRKSLVQVRRRILQCCRPGHPDNIVKAFRYQRVVWPMLVACRGVVGTELRPPVEREESVLPLWLQRSLPVIYPTIKIYNSPTGSTPEAPPPCRSTAARHSHLTFLRSSSHSNNFPPGTKYPTRLPKNLDFRRVGFLQVNQTLPHPPSDSSQLPLNPPKALLQRPLPSHCDPHAEIINTTAVSMPTRERISCHNQTLTSLRRRGRSSKDAVIPPSSECPAPSMEEIRERDDVIRTNEEELEEESEVVLALSESSPSSAGSVTPDNVRDGPVEADLEYEQEVTSTPSRAAEEVETEQLVCDAVQVCPGVSEQLLQVLDQFSSEGPLGASGAPELLFDSLSRLLRPWPQLLQELAAFLSQGQADCCNLQTELKLFERSRWFLQRLGRSLGEDSSLYQQVVSVLQGSPAPMPEDVDKVDYISSFLKRHPNLHKEFWEFFQQLRTQSSPIATSSDTTVTDCISHNPQNINRKKDEDETPDDSETGSDEEEGEESEGTVCNKILSMTSGEKEVVWTREADRAILTACKQKGANQKTFRQVSAHLGNKTAQQVTGRFRHLMNLFHVQKSTCCSSEGQPISTQEGALD
- the gon4la gene encoding GON-4-like protein isoform X3, whose translation is MNPFHKRLKFSPTKPCPAAGPQHSSPHAFAHDAMLQPSPAPTGDGARNEDEGEEYLLVEEDTTDSSLIITMEDSQVEVRSGRRRSGRRRKRKLIEDEDPEVGGASESEEEAESSVDLEIGRQLDQSLETKSKQHNLTTVNVRNIIHEVITNEHVVAMMKAAINETESIPPFEPKMTRSKFKEVVERGVVIPAWNISPIKKSSDVKKAPQFVDIPLADEDSSDEEYRPDEDEEDDTTEDTFQESDMESTASSPRGSRLSRGEEDSCSPWQTFRSRSRRLRAVSVSMGPPPPPKAPPPKAATDSSFLEKLHAVEEELAVCMEPYQPLSESEEEVGLMAYRTRSKRPLRDIPLGQLEAELRAPDITPDMYDSSSTHEDREWTDWLRGLMISDIDNEDECDDEDDPEYNFLADIDEPDQEDYRDDKAVRITKKEVNELMEELFETLKEDLTGQEVDEEEEEPLDDTHTVQTHANEDQHNTRGGGDDHEDSLITKPRTVKQQLEQIRKRRQLALPTHTPCDTHTPCDAHTPCNAHTPCNTHTPCAEPYTLKLDTRQRSRLQQQLQQHVQLLTQIHLLSSPVAELHSEAETTRQFLFELNLLAQRAELLASSSRPGFCSAFRASNLQGALQLLEELKQMPISYQLQPRPPDARGYMRSFPVMPAELAWLFATRPVFLYPELLPCASLDPALYCPRRTSAFTAAEDCLLVLGLRNMEGSCDPTKLVSQFLLRKSLVQVRRRILQCCRPGHPDNIVKAFRYQRVVWPMLVACRGVVGTELRPPVEREESVLPLWLQRSLPVIYPTIKIYNSPTGSTPEAPPPCRSTAARHSHLTFLRSSSHSNNFPPGTKYPTRLPKNLDFRRVGFLQVNQTLPHPPSDSSQLPLNPPKALLQRPLPSHCDPHAEIINTTAVSMPTRERISCHNQTLTSLRRRGRSSKDAVIPPSSECPAPSMEEIRERDDVIRTNEEELEEESEVVLALSESSPSSAGSVTPDNVRDGPVEADLEYEQEVTSTPSRAAEEVETEQLVCDAVQVCPGVSEQLLQVLDQFSSEGPLGASGAPELLFDSLSRLLRPWPQLLQELAAFLSQGQADCCNLQTELKLFERSRWFLQRLGRSLGEDSSLYQQVVSVLQGSPAPMPEDVDKISSFLKRHPNLHKEFWEFFQQLRTQSSPIATSSDTTVTDCISHNPQNINRKKDEDETPDDSETGSDEEEGEESEGTVCNKILSMTSGEKEVVWTREADRAILTACKQKGANQKTFRQVSAHLGNKTAQQVTGRFRHLMNLFHVQKSTCCSSEGQPISTQEGALD